TCATGGCGATCTTGAAGCCATCGCCCTCGCGGCCCAGCAGGTGGTCGGCCGGGATGCGCACGTTGTCGAAGCTGATGGTGCGCGTGGGCTGGCTGTTCCAGCCCATCTTCTCTTCCTTCTTGCCATAGCTGATGCCCTCCGCATCGGCCGGCACTGCAAAGGCGCTGATTCCGCTCGCGCCTGAGTTGGCATCACCCGTGCGGGCCATGAGCACCAGCACGTCGGTGCTGCCCGCGCCGCTGATGAAGGCCTTGGCGCCATTGATCACGTATTCGTTGCCGGACAGTTCGGCCCGGGTTTTGAGCGAGGCGGCGTCAGAGCCTGCGCCGGGCTCGGTCAGGCAATAGCTGGCGAGCTTTTGTCCACTTGTAAGGGCTTCGCCCCACTCGGCACGCACCCCGTCAGCACCCCAAGTGCCCAGCATCCAGGTGGCCATGTTGTGGATGGTGATGAAGGCCGTGGTGCTGGGGTCAACTGCAGCCATTTCCTCGAAGACCATCGTGGCGTCGAGCCTGGGCAGTTGAAGGCCACCGATGCTCTCGGGCGCATATAGGCCACAGAAACCCAGTCCGCCGGCTTTGGCGATCGCCTCGCGGGGAAAGTGGTGCTTGCTATCCCACTCTGCTGCATAAGGTTCCAACTCGGCTTGAGCAAATGCGCGCGCCGTGTCGGCGAAGGCGCTTTGCTCTTCGGTCAATTCAAAGTCCATGTACGACGGTCTCCTCGCGTTTGCCTCTTCTCAGATAGCTGCCAGCCCTCACTGACAAGGTGCTGGCGGCCACGCATTACTTCAGGCTGATGGTGGTGTTGACGCCGTGGCTCGTGGTGCTGTCGTCGAACCATCGCTCGGTCACCGTCTTGGTCTGCGTGTAGAACATCACGACTTGCTTGCCGTACGGGCCCAGGTCGCCGAGCTTCGACGCGCGCGAACCGGTGAACGAGAACATCGGGACCGGCACGGGGATCGGCACGTTGATGCCGACCTGGCCCACGTCGATCTCTTCCTGGAACTTGCGCGCTGCTGCACCCGACTGGGTGAAGATGGCGGTGCCGTTGCCGTTGGGGTTGCTGTTGATGAATTCGATGGCTTCGTCGATGTCAGCGGCGGGCACCAGAGCCAGTACCGGGCCAAAGATTTCCTGGTCGTAGATGGCCATGCCGGGCTTCACGTTCGAGAAAATCGTCGGGCCCACGAAGTTGCCCTTTTCATAGCCGGGCACCACAGGCTTGCGGCCGTCCAGCTCCAGCGTGGCGCCATCCGCAATGCCGCGTTCGATCAGGCCTTCCACACGCGAGAGCGCCGCGCAGGACACCAGCGGGCCCACGTCCGTGCCCTTTTCGGTACCGCCGTTCACCTTGAGCGTCTTGGCCTTGGCCACCAGCTCGGGAATCCACTTTTGCGCTTCGCCCACCAGCACCACCACGGGCAGGGCCATGCAGCGCTGGCCGGCCGCGCCAAATGCGGCACCGGCAATGGCGTTGAGCGACTGTTCCTTGTTCGCGTCGGGCAGGATGATGGCGTGGTTCTTGGCACCCATCATGCATTGCGCACGCTTGCCGGCCAGGGTGGCACGGTTGTACACATGGGTGCCCACCTTGGTGGAACCCACGAAGGACACGGCCTTGATGTCCTTGTGGTCGCAGATCGCGTTGACGGCCATTTCACCGCCGTGGATCACGTTGAGCACGCCGGGCGGGACGCCCGCTTCGAGCGCCAGCTCCACCAGGCGCATGGTCACCATGGGGTCTTGCTCGGAGGGCTTGAGCACGAAGGTGTTGCCCGTGGCAATCGCCATGGGGAACATCCACAGCGGGATCATGGCCGGGAAGTTGAAGGGGGTGATGCCTGCGCACACACCCAGCGGCTGCAGCAGGGTGTAGGTATCCACGCCACCGGCCACGTTGTTGGCCAGCTCGCCCAGTTGCAGGTTGCCGATGCTCGCGGCGTGCTCAACCACTTCGAGGCCACGGAACACGTCACCTTCGGCATCGGGCAGGGTCTTGCCTTGTTCTGCCGTGAGGATGGCGGCCAGCTCGGCCATGTTTTCACGGATGAGCTGCTGGTACTTGAGGAAGATGCGGGCGCGCGTGCCGATGGGCGTCTTCTTCCAGGTCTTGAACGCTTCCTTGGCCGAGGCCACGGCGGCATTGATCTCTTCGGCCGTGGCAAACGGCACACGGGCCAGAACCTGCTGCGTGGCGGGGTTCACCACGTCGCGCCATTCGGTGGTCTTGGATTCGACGAACTGGCCGCCGATCAGCAGCTTGACGGTGGGGATTGGATTAGGCACGAGGGTTCCTTTACATGATTCGACATCGAACTCGATGCCTGGATTTCAGAGAGTTCCCGCTGCGGCACGACGCCGCATGCGAGAAGTGACACACGGTCAAA
This Hydrogenophaga taeniospiralis DNA region includes the following protein-coding sequences:
- a CDS encoding acyl-CoA dehydrogenase family protein, with protein sequence MDFELTEEQSAFADTARAFAQAELEPYAAEWDSKHHFPREAIAKAGGLGFCGLYAPESIGGLQLPRLDATMVFEEMAAVDPSTTAFITIHNMATWMLGTWGADGVRAEWGEALTSGQKLASYCLTEPGAGSDAASLKTRAELSGNEYVINGAKAFISGAGSTDVLVLMARTGDANSGASGISAFAVPADAEGISYGKKEEKMGWNSQPTRTISFDNVRIPADHLLGREGDGFKIAMKGLDGGRINIATCSVGAAQGGLAQAQQYMQDRKQFGKPIASFQALQFKLADMATELVAARQMVRLAASKLDAGDPNASTYCAMAKRFATDAGFTVVNEALQLHGGYGYIREYPLERLMRDARVHQILEGTNEIMRVIIGRRMLEGDAPDVIR
- a CDS encoding CoA-acylating methylmalonate-semialdehyde dehydrogenase, producing MPNPIPTVKLLIGGQFVESKTTEWRDVVNPATQQVLARVPFATAEEINAAVASAKEAFKTWKKTPIGTRARIFLKYQQLIRENMAELAAILTAEQGKTLPDAEGDVFRGLEVVEHAASIGNLQLGELANNVAGGVDTYTLLQPLGVCAGITPFNFPAMIPLWMFPMAIATGNTFVLKPSEQDPMVTMRLVELALEAGVPPGVLNVIHGGEMAVNAICDHKDIKAVSFVGSTKVGTHVYNRATLAGKRAQCMMGAKNHAIILPDANKEQSLNAIAGAAFGAAGQRCMALPVVVLVGEAQKWIPELVAKAKTLKVNGGTEKGTDVGPLVSCAALSRVEGLIERGIADGATLELDGRKPVVPGYEKGNFVGPTIFSNVKPGMAIYDQEIFGPVLALVPAADIDEAIEFINSNPNGNGTAIFTQSGAAARKFQEEIDVGQVGINVPIPVPVPMFSFTGSRASKLGDLGPYGKQVVMFYTQTKTVTERWFDDSTTSHGVNTTISLK